A single region of the Camelus ferus isolate YT-003-E chromosome 2, BCGSAC_Cfer_1.0, whole genome shotgun sequence genome encodes:
- the DCAF16 gene encoding DDB1- and CUL4-associated factor 16: protein MGPRNPSPDPLSESESEEEENANYLNESSGEEWDSSEEEDPVVPNLTPLESLAWQVKCLLKYSTTWKPLNPNSWLYHAKLLDASTPVHILREIGLRLSHCSHCVPKLEPIPEWPPLASCGVPPFQKPLTSPSRLSRDHATLNGALQFATKQLSRTLSRATPIPEYLKQIPNSCVSGCCCGWLTKTVKETTRTEPINTTYSYTDFQKAVNKLLTASL from the coding sequence ATGGGTCCTAGAAATCCCTCTCCTGACCCCTTATCAGAATCAGagagtgaggaagaagaaaatgctaaCTACCTAAATGAGAGCTCTGGGGAAGAGTGGGATTCCTCTGAAGAAGAGGACCCTGTGGTGCCCAACCTAACACCTCTTGAGAGTCTTGCCTGGCAGGTTaagtgccttttaaaatattctacaaCTTGGAAACCTTTAAATCCTAATTCCTGGTTATATCATGCTAAACTCTTGGATGCCAGCACACCAGTGCACATACTTCGAGAGATAGGTCTAAGACTCTCCCATTGCTCCCATTGCGTACCCAAACTGGAACCAATTCCTGAATGGCCTCCTCTGGCTTCTTGTGGAGTCCCGCCTTTTCAAAAGCCCCTTACAAGTCCCAGCCGGCTTTCTAGAGATCATGCCACTCTAAATGGAGCCCTGCAGTTTGCCACCAAACAGTTAAGCCGAACACTGAGTAGAGCCACTCCCATTCCTGAATACCTAAAACAAATTCCCAATTCATGTGTTTCTGGTTGCTGCTGTGGCTGGTTAACTAAAACAGTTAAGGAAACAACCCGCACTGAACCCATCAACACTACTTACTCCTACACTGACTTCCAAAAGGCAGTTAACAAACTCCTGACTGCATCACTATAA